The proteins below are encoded in one region of Pomacea canaliculata isolate SZHN2017 linkage group LG7, ASM307304v1, whole genome shotgun sequence:
- the LOC112568091 gene encoding uncharacterized protein LOC112568091 isoform X2 — protein MTLMTWRRPSTTCHRRRAEGRCTSSLMKIKNFQTLYEKLLTRVPRLHLWAASYFHQNAPAGWQVEYLTRPLRSPPTVVREVEQDEMITTDRHVLRYSERGVPDHTDGPPVRRLYHRGHSDSGRFPEDCVTCGREVASFLQSLRVGVTENSTTTSTALTSTNGATTPPCIQWRDVLVLSLGNFTVKSGMVTGLQEAGIPVQIMEDDYIEDLATARSDVVWMTRGHYIRGLERKVVVCIVERDLQDLKVERMHPLHIRLNLMSRCTSQLVLIYPDRLTPEGD, from the exons AATCAAGAACTTTCAGACTTTGTATGAGAagctgctgacacgagttcctcgtctccatctgtgggcggcaagttatTTCCACCAAaacgcacccgccggctggcaagtggaatatttaaccagacccctccgctctccaccaaccgtcgtcagggaagtcgagcaggacgagaTGATCACTACAGACCGTCATGTCCTAcggtacagtgagcgaggtgtgcccgaccacacagacggcccgccagtcagacgactgtatcaccgaggtcacaGTGACTCAGGTCGATTTCCAGAAGattgtgtgacgtgcggtcgtgaggtggccagcttcctacaaagtctccgtgttggtgttacag agaACAGCACCACAACATCTACAGCATTGACCTCCACCAACGGCgccacaacaccaccctgtatacagtggagagacgtgctggtgttgtccTTGGGTAACTTTACTGTCAAATCGGGTATGGtgacaggactgcaagaagcgggtatcccagtgcaaATAATGGAGGATGACTACATCGAGGActtggccacggcccgcagtgacgtggtgtggatGACGCGTGGACATTATATTCGTGGTCtagagagaaaagtcgtcgtgtgtaTCGTCGAACGTGATTTACAAGATTTGAAAGTAGAACGGATGCACCCTTTACATATCCGACTTaacctcatgtcccgctgtacgtcacaacttgttcTTATCTACCCTGACAGGTTGACACctgaaggtgactga
- the LOC112568090 gene encoding uncharacterized protein LOC112568090, translating into MPRPRKWYPFGYTVSVDKRGRVRKRKLQLSAEDMRTFMRLNRTPDQGQNGLTLTQQQEERDTFQDIPLDSNSSGASGVSNHKKKKVTEAEGWKDLRAGLVRVHIEGFSPATKKCSFCGCAQVPEIIWCPDCGPRSLYCKACDEKIHSLVLYHQTYSWKEDASLFAPVLRETTILSEHQCDKLYYRQITVFDAQGRAHQIKVQFCECEPEAVTLVRNGLWPSTPKKPETAFCMKLMELCRMLQLEGQMSLQKFCNALERRTTFLHSHSRDYRNLYKALGNTIIEFHHHQVLCLETAHAHELLGKKCPICSLKPERRVISMDANFGLVHKMNSGFGPGLEHARFSVFCPDDDVRNFVNTHHEATSKSSSKSSECSNFQAGDLVRSKNKNAKLDIRGVFGAVCQHGFPLHFVNMQHGERFGYPVYILQRIAAEQLFTASTKQIVMYDVACSLQTHITKHSQLFGQLSEKFRFVVPVFHSFAHITQCQMTKGQRFCEGTGLIDGEAMERLWSFLRRFAWSKEMTLPNRQDLLSSALLHYARRIFVSLADTLSVRLKKARDTQAKAKEIIHEVESKYRGTAAEWLHKLKDTISTTSGHRESSTSDSLLEKARKLSAERQQLLGLKRRYADGQKIAQKIAKKLRTTNTQLQSVIGSLKNVFPNISPAEFRDPESALYTHIAPELNSEQVRAANCAADYDRGQEEEQRIIYDICLLQQWLMEQNVSLCQPSDLVSRYDCALNHVKSVSKHKVECQLRDLHAKCKEQPGFSQVIIDYSVSNLLSSSASTCQPNSDDNEELIDVISELNSDIESESDEDEEEEEEEEEEEHFFP; encoded by the exons ATGCCCCGGCCAAGAAAGTGGTATCCATTTGGATATACGGTCTCCGTGGATAAACGCGGGCGGGTTCGTAAACGTAAGCTGCAACTTTCAGCGGAGGATATGAGGACTTTCATGCGGCTAAACAGAACTCCTGACCAGGGGCAAAATggactaaccctaacccagcaACAGGAGGAACGTGACACCTTCCAGGATATTCCTCTAGATAGCA ATTCATCAGGTGCAAGTGGAGTCAGcaatcacaagaagaaaaaagtgactgAGGCTGAGGGCTGGAAAGATCTGCGAGCAGGTCTTGTTCGTGTCCACATTGAAGGATTCAGTCCTGccacaaaaaaatgcagcttCTGTGGCTGTGCACAGGTCCCAGAGATTATCTGGTGTCCTGATTGTGGACCTAGAAGCCTTTATTGCAAGGCTTGTGATGAGAAGATCCATTCTTTGGTGCTATATCATCAGACATACAGTTGGAAAGAA GATGCATCATTGTTTGCACCTGTGTTAAGAGAAACAACCATTTTGTCTGAGCACCAGTGTGACAAGCTCTACTACCGTCAAATTACAGTTTTTGATGCACAAG gcAGAGCTCACCAAATCAAAGTGCAGTTTTGTGAATGTGAGCCAGAAGCTGTAACGTTAGTTAGAAATGGGTTATGGCCATCAACTCCGAAGAAGCCAGAGACAGCATTCTGCATGAAACTAATGGAGCTATGCAGAATGCTACAACTAGAAGGGCAAATGTCTCTGCAGAAATTTTGCAATGCATTAGAGCGGAGGACAACATTTCTGCACAGTCACAGCAGGGACTACAGAAACCTGTATAAGGCACTGG GTAACACAATTATAGAATTTCACCATCATCAGGTGTTGTGTCTTGAAACAGCTCATGCCCACGAATTACTGGGCAAGAAGTGCCCAATATGTAGCCTG AAGCCAGAGAGACGTGTTATCTCGATGGATGCTAATTTTGGGCTTGTGCACAAGATGAATTCTGGATTTGGACCTGGACTTGAACATGCTAGATTTAGTGTGTTTTGTCCAGATGATGATGTCAGAAACTTTGTCAACACTCATCATGAGGCAACATCGAAATCAAGTAGCAAATCTTCG GAATGTTCAAATTTTCAAGCAGGTGATCTTGTCaggtcaaaaaacaaaaatgcaaaactggaCATCAGAGGAGTGTTTGGTGCTGTGTGTCAACATGGTTTCCCTCTGCATTTTGTGAATATGCAGCATGGAGAGAg ATTTGGGTATcctgtatatattttacaacGAATTGCTGCAGAGCAGCTTTTCACAGCTAGTACAAAACAAATTGTGATGTACGATGTTGCCTGCTCACTGCAGACTCATATAACA AAGCATTCTCAACTATTTGGACAGCTGTCTGAAAAATTTAGATTTGTTGTTCCTGTGTTTCACAGCTTTGCACATATAACACAGTGTCAG ATGACAAAAGGACAGCGCTTTTGCGAGGGCACAGGATTAATAGATGGTGAAGCTATGGAACGCTTATGGTCTTTCCTCCGCAGATTTGCGTGGAGTAAAGAAATGACTTTGCCCAACAGGCAAGATCTACTAAGCAGTGCTCTGCTACACTATGCCAGGAGGATTTTTGTGTCATTAG ctgacacactgtctgtAAGACTCAAAAAGGCAAGGGACACGCAGGCAAAAGCCAAAGAGATTATCCATGAGGTTGAAAGCAAGT atagAGGAACTGCTGCAGAATGGCTGCACAAGCTGAAGGATACTATATCAACAACCAGTGGTCATAGAG AAAGCTCTACCTCTGATTCTCTGCTTGAGAAAGCGAGGAAGCTGTCAGCTGAGCGGCAGCAACTGCTGGGACTAAAGAGACGCTATGCTG ATGGACAAAAAATTGCCCAGAAAATTGCGAAGAAGCTGcggacaacaaacacacagctgCAGTCTGTCATTgggtctttaaaaaatgtatttccaaACATTTCACCAGCTGAATTTAGAGACCCAGAGTCAGCTCTGTACACTCATATAGCACCAGAACTGAACTCAGAGCAAGTGAGGGCAGCCAATTGTGCAGCAGACTACGATCGTGGGCAAGAAGAGGAACAGCGAATAATATATGATATTTGCCTTTTACAGCAGTGGCTGATGGAGCAAAATGTATCATTATGTCAGCCATCAGACTTAGTCAGTCGATATGACTGTGCCCTAAACCATGTTAAGTCTGTAAGTAAACATAAAGTGGAATGCCAGCTAAGGGATCTGCATGCCAAATGTAAGGAACAGCCAGGATTTTCGCAAGTCATCATTGACTACTCAGTCTCCAACCTACTGTCATCTTCCGCCTCCACTTGCCAGCCAAATTCTGATGACAACGAGGAATTGATAGATGTAATTAGTGAACTTAACTCAGATATTGAATCAGAATCTGATgaagacgaggaggaggaggaagaggaggaggaggaagaacatttttttccataa
- the LOC112568426 gene encoding arylsulfatase J-like, with translation MQLQAFLVFMVSSSLTTASIPHILLIVVDDLGYSDVGWKDPEMYTPNIDRLRANGVELTNAYAGPSCTPSRTAFMTGIYPYRMGIQDDGFRGIMNISVPLDKKMLPQSMKELGYATHMVGKWHLGFCRPEMTPIGRGFDTFYGMYHGASDHFYHNSSWNGYDLSFNNTPAWSANGTYSTYLHTQRTIDILQTHNLSQPLFLYLAYQAIHEPLQVPEHYVNTFCSHVITSEDRKTRCGIAAAMDEGIGNITRELEDRGYMDNLLIVFTSDNGGPVNVASSNWPLRGGKKTLWEGGTKVLSFLYSKTLLNGNTSYSGIVHAVDWHPTLQRVAGGKGTIPGIDGLNLWESISTNGASPRQEFVYNLSDTTNRSAIRFKNYKLTWNRPGSPTLCTNLFRSSNPCVCVSLLFE, from the exons ATGCAACTGCAAGCGTTTCTCGTCTTCATGGTATCCTCGTCATTAACAACAGCCTCGATTCCCCATATCCTGTTGATCGTCGTCGACGATTTGGGCTATTCCGACGTCGGGTGGAAAGATCCTGAGATGTACACCCCGAACATAGACCGCCTGAGGGCGAACGGGGTGGAGCTGACCAACGCGTATGCAGGGCCGTCATGCACCCCTTCCAGAACTGCATTCATGACGGGTATCTACCCGTACCGCATGGGCATTCAAGACGATGGATTTCGAGGTATTATGAACATTTCCGTGCCCCTTGACAAGAAGATGTTGCCGCAGAGTATGAAGGAGCTCGGTTACGCCACGCACATGGTGGGCAAGTGGCACCTGGGATTTTGTCGTCCGGAAATGACACCTATTGGCAGAGGGTTCGACACCTTCTACGGTATGTACCACGGCGCCTCAGACCATTTTTACCATAATAGTAGTTGGAACGGCTATGACCTCTCCTTCAACAACACACCTGCGTGGTCCGCCAATGGCACCTATTCCACATACCTACACACTCAGAGAACCATCGACATTTTACAGACCCACAATCTATCCCAGCCTCTCTTCCTCTACCTGGCTTATCAAGCCATACACGAGCCATTGCAGGTGCCTGAACACTACGTCAACACATTTTGCTCACACGTCATCACGTCAGAAGACCGGAAGACGCGTTGTGGGATTGCAGCGGCCATGGACGAGGGCATCGGTAACATCACGCGCGAGCTGGAAGACCGGGGCTACATGGACAACCTGCTCATCGTCTTCACCTCGGACAACGGCGGGCCCGTCAACGTAGCCTCCAGCAACTGGCCGTTGAGGGGGGGCAAAAAGACTCTGTGGGAAGGAGGAACCAAAGTCTTGAGTTTCCTCTACAGCAAGACACTGCTGAATGGCAACACATCCTACAGTGGAATTGTGCACGCCGTTGATTG GCACCCGACTCTGCAACGAGTAGCTGGTGGTAAAGGAACCATTCCGGGTATAGACGGCCTTAATCTCTGGGAAAGCATCTCCACCAATGGAGCAAGTCCACGGCAGGAATTTGTCTACAACCTCAGTGACACCACAAATCGTTCTGCAATCCGTTTCAAAAATTACAAGCTGACATGGAACAGGCCAGGATCACCCACTCTGTGTACTAACCTTTTTCGTTCTTCCaatccttgtgtgtgtgtgtctctgttaTTTGAATAA